In one Lolium rigidum isolate FL_2022 chromosome 3, APGP_CSIRO_Lrig_0.1, whole genome shotgun sequence genomic region, the following are encoded:
- the LOC124704257 gene encoding deoxyhypusine synthase-like → MAANGDVNGGERSAAALKDVRAILFKQSESLDDSLCTKIAGADFNDAGLGLAGLLRSLATTGFQASHLGDAIDVVNQMLDWRLSHEKPREDCDKAELDPKYRESVKCKIFLGFTSNLVSSGIRDVIRFLVQHHLVDVIVTTAGGIEEDLIKCLAPMYRGDFSLSGTMLHSKGLNRIGNLLMPNNNYCKFEKWIMPLLDKMLLEQSTKNVWTPSKVIARLGKEINDESSFLYWAQKNNIPVFCPALTDGSIGDMLFCHAVKNPGLIIDIVQDVRMMDCEAINATPRKTGAIILGGGLPKHHICNANMLRNGTDYAVYINTAQEYDGSDSGAHPDEAVSWGKINGSAKPVKVHCDATIAFPLVVAATFARKFHGLE, encoded by the exons ATGGCTGCCAATGGAGACGTCAACGGTGGAGAACGCAGTGCGGCAGCATTGAAGGACGTGCGCGCCATCCTGTTCAAGCAGTCCGAGTCCCTGGACGACTCGCTGTGCACGAAGATCGCCGGCGCCGACTTCAACGACGCCGGCCTTGGCCTTGCCGGGCTGCTCCGTTCGCTCGCCACCACTGGGTTCCAGGCGTCCCACCTCGGCGACGCCATCGACGTCGTCAACCAGATG TTGGATTGGAGGCTGTCGCACGAGAAACCAAGAGAGGACTGTGACAAAGCTGAGCTGGACCCGAAATACAGAGAATCTGTCAAGTGCAAGATATTTCTTGGTTTCACTTCAAACCTCGTGTCTTCTGGTATACGGGATGTGATCCGGTTTCTAGTTCAGCATCACCTG GTGGATGTTATTGTTACGACTGCCGGGGGCATAGAGGAAGATCTCATAAAATGCCTCGCACCAATGTACCGAGGTGATTTTTCTCTATCTGGAACAATGCTGCACTCAAAAGGGCTGAACCGGATAGGAAATCTGTTGATGCCCAACAATAACTATTGCAAGTTTGAAAAATGGATCATGCCGCTCCTTGACAAGATGCTACTGGAACAATCTACTAAG AATGTTTGGACACCATCAAAGGTGATTGCTCGCCTCGGCaaagaaataaatgatgaaagctCCTTCCTTTACTGGGCACAGAAG AACAATATCCCTGTATTCTGCCCAGCATTGACTGATGGATCAATTGGAGACATGTTGTTTTGCCATGCAGTTAAAAATCCTGGTCTTATTATTGACATTGTGCAAG ATGTAAGGATGATGGATTGCGAAGCAATTAATGCAACCCCAAGGAAGACAGGGGCTATAATTCTTGGTGGAGGCCTTCCAAAGCATCATATATGCAATGCCAATATGCTCCGCAATGGTACAGATTATGCAGTCTACATCAACACAGCTCAAGAGTATGATGGTAGTGATTCAGGAGCACATCCGGATGAAGCAGTTTCATGGGGAAAGATCAATGGTTCGGCAAAACCTGTAAAG GTCCACTGCGATGCAACCATTGCTTTCCCTTTAGTTGTCGCCGCAACATTTGCCCGTAAATTTCATGGCCTGGAATGA